In a genomic window of Bradyrhizobium ontarionense:
- the thrS gene encoding threonine--tRNA ligase, giving the protein MPDSKSPDSKSEQPKAESGFHYSLSNLKPAAPVDKIIISFPDGAKREYPRGTTGLDIAKGISPSLAKRTVAMALDGTLADLDDPIVEDARLELVDRDDPRALELIRHDCAHVLAEAVQALWPGTQVTIGPVIENGFYYDFFRNEPFTPEDFAAIEKKMREIIGRDKPFTKEVWDREKTKQVFRDKGEAFKVELVDAIPGQEPIKIYYQGDWFDLCRGPHMTSTGKIGGAFKLMKVAGAYWRGDSNNPMLTRIYGTAFAKQEQLDAYLKQIEEAEKRDHRKLGRELDLFHFQEEGPGVVFWHPKGWSIFQALIAYMRRRLAGDYDEVNAPQILDKSLWETSGHWNWYRENMFAAQSAGDEAEDKRWFALKPMNCPGHVQIFKHGLKSYRDLPLRLAEFGVVHRYEASGAMHGLMRVRGFTQDDAHVFCTEDQLADECLKINDLILSTYADFGFEGELTVKLSTRPDKRVGTDEMWDHAERVMATVLNEIKAQSNHIRTEINPGEGAFYGPKFEYVLRDAIGRDWQCGTTQVDFNLPERFGAFYIDADGAKKAPVMVHRAICGSMERFIGILIEHYAGSFPLWLSPTQVVVTTITSEGDEYAKQVLAALRRAGLRCEIDLRNEKINYKVREHSLQKIPALLVVGKKEAETHSVSVRRLGRDGQTVMPTAEAIAALVDEATPPDVRRRQREAA; this is encoded by the coding sequence ATGCCTGATTCTAAATCCCCCGATTCCAAGTCCGAACAGCCCAAAGCCGAATCCGGTTTCCACTACAGCCTCAGCAACCTGAAGCCCGCCGCCCCGGTCGACAAGATCATCATCAGCTTCCCCGACGGCGCGAAGCGCGAATATCCGAGAGGCACCACCGGCCTGGACATCGCCAAGGGCATCTCGCCCTCGCTCGCCAAGCGCACCGTGGCGATGGCGCTCGATGGCACGCTCGCCGACCTCGACGATCCCATTGTCGAGGATGCCAGGCTCGAGCTCGTCGACCGCGACGACCCGCGCGCGCTGGAATTGATCCGGCACGACTGCGCGCATGTGCTCGCCGAGGCCGTGCAGGCGCTGTGGCCGGGCACCCAGGTCACGATCGGCCCGGTGATCGAAAACGGCTTCTATTACGACTTCTTCCGCAACGAGCCATTCACCCCCGAAGACTTCGCCGCGATCGAGAAGAAGATGCGCGAGATCATCGGCCGCGACAAACCCTTCACAAAGGAGGTGTGGGACCGCGAGAAGACCAAGCAGGTGTTCCGCGACAAGGGCGAGGCGTTTAAGGTAGAGCTGGTCGACGCCATCCCCGGCCAGGAGCCGATCAAGATCTACTACCAGGGTGACTGGTTCGACCTGTGCCGTGGTCCGCACATGACCTCGACCGGCAAGATCGGAGGCGCCTTCAAGCTGATGAAGGTGGCGGGCGCCTATTGGCGCGGCGATTCGAACAACCCGATGCTGACCCGCATCTACGGTACCGCCTTCGCCAAGCAGGAGCAGCTCGACGCTTACCTCAAGCAGATCGAGGAGGCCGAGAAGCGCGACCACCGCAAGCTCGGCCGCGAGCTCGACCTCTTCCACTTCCAGGAGGAAGGTCCCGGCGTCGTGTTCTGGCACCCCAAGGGCTGGAGCATCTTCCAGGCGCTGATCGCCTACATGCGCCGGCGTCTCGCCGGCGACTATGACGAGGTGAATGCGCCGCAGATCCTGGACAAGTCGCTGTGGGAGACCTCGGGCCATTGGAACTGGTACCGCGAGAACATGTTCGCGGCGCAGTCCGCCGGCGACGAGGCCGAGGACAAGCGCTGGTTCGCGCTGAAGCCGATGAACTGCCCGGGTCATGTGCAGATCTTCAAGCATGGCCTGAAGAGCTACCGCGACCTGCCGCTGCGGCTCGCCGAGTTCGGCGTCGTGCACCGCTACGAGGCCTCCGGCGCGATGCACGGATTGATGCGCGTGCGCGGCTTCACCCAGGACGACGCGCATGTGTTCTGCACCGAGGACCAACTCGCTGACGAGTGCCTGAAGATCAACGACCTGATCCTGTCGACCTACGCCGATTTCGGCTTCGAGGGCGAGTTGACGGTGAAGCTCTCGACCCGGCCGGACAAGCGCGTCGGCACCGACGAGATGTGGGATCACGCCGAGCGCGTGATGGCCACCGTGCTGAACGAGATCAAGGCGCAGAGCAACCATATCCGCACCGAGATCAATCCGGGCGAAGGCGCGTTCTACGGGCCGAAGTTCGAATATGTGCTGCGCGACGCCATCGGCCGCGACTGGCAGTGCGGCACCACGCAGGTCGACTTCAACCTGCCGGAGCGGTTCGGCGCGTTCTACATCGACGCCGACGGCGCCAAGAAGGCTCCGGTGATGGTGCATCGCGCGATTTGCGGCTCGATGGAGCGCTTCATCGGCATCCTGATCGAGCACTATGCCGGCAGCTTCCCGCTGTGGCTGTCGCCGACGCAGGTCGTCGTCACCACCATCACCTCGGAAGGCGACGAATACGCCAAGCAGGTGCTGGCGGCACTGCGGCGCGCGGGGCTCAGGTGCGAGATCGACCTGCGCAACGAGAAGATCAACTACAAGGTCCGCGAGCATTCGCTGCAGAAGATCCCGGCTCTGCTCGTGGTCGGCAAGAAGGAGGCCGAGACGCATTCGGTCTCCGTGCGCCGGCTCGGCCGCGACGGCCAGACCGTGATGCCGACCGCGGAAGCGATCGCCGCTTTGGTCGACGAGGCGACGCCGCCGGACGTCCGGCGCCGTCAACGCGAGGCGGCCTGA
- a CDS encoding putative bifunctional diguanylate cyclase/phosphodiesterase, which produces MSAAKNKASTTISSDLFDDIPVLRRKWQAALKPGQRLPRYEDVMLGSLGRLADHIAVLNNEDGRLEISRSGRYVQQWLQDERWDIALEAVSPDCATVLVEAANCALASGEPYLASGHCVRDGMVRTYDVLALPTNSRWGSTLVGTYVNERATQYNLLDAIFSTTDDGVVSLATIRDSAGAPSDFQVVHHNHAAAELLRLPTATLQWHRLKQGGNMLCTPEVMARLFKVVVDGERDQFEFDCDDRSLRLGAHAFGDIVSLTISDVTALKRREASFRLLFDANPVPMCILDRKTAQFLNVNDALVRHYGYGRADFLRKSVWDLWPPGEWETLDDALLRLADGDQFNRDWRHRKADGSEIEVLTYGREIAFDGRDGVLVAIVDITERRRAEARIAYMAHHDGLTGLPNREFFQQRLTQELDGAASDAKRIAVMCIDLDLFKTVNDSFGHPMGDRLLQAVAGRLRQQMHGGHLAARLGGDEFAVILGHTGAKDASECAGRLIAALSAPYDIDGNELVIGASIGIALSPGDGASCEELMKNADMALYRAKRDRGRVHRFFEKEMDLQAQKRRDMEHDLRRAFAQSEFELHYQPLVDVATNAIAGFECLLRWRHPDKGMISPADFIPVAEDIGLIVPLGEWVLREACHEAAKWPDGIKLAVNLSAAQFRSRNLVQVVVQALAQSALAPERLELEITESILLAETEANLATLHQLRRLGIRISMDDFGTGYSSLSYLRSFPFDKIKIDRSFVKDVTQRSDCVAIVRAISGLGRSLNITTTAEGVETAEQLDWLRAEGCNQVQGFLFSAARPPSEIADLLARFGTRPSKAA; this is translated from the coding sequence TTACGAAGACGTGATGCTGGGCAGCCTCGGCCGTCTCGCCGACCATATCGCGGTGCTCAACAACGAGGATGGCCGCCTGGAGATTTCGCGCAGCGGCCGCTACGTCCAGCAATGGCTGCAGGACGAGCGCTGGGACATTGCGCTCGAAGCCGTGTCGCCGGACTGCGCCACCGTGCTGGTGGAGGCTGCCAATTGTGCGCTTGCCAGTGGCGAGCCTTACCTCGCCAGCGGGCATTGCGTGCGCGACGGCATGGTTCGCACCTACGACGTTCTGGCGCTGCCGACCAACTCGCGTTGGGGCAGCACGCTCGTCGGCACGTATGTCAACGAGCGCGCGACGCAGTACAATCTGCTCGATGCGATCTTCTCGACGACGGATGACGGCGTCGTCTCGCTCGCGACCATCCGCGACAGCGCGGGTGCGCCGAGCGACTTTCAGGTCGTTCACCACAACCATGCTGCGGCCGAGTTGCTCAGATTGCCGACTGCGACGCTGCAATGGCATCGGCTCAAGCAGGGCGGCAACATGCTGTGCACGCCCGAGGTGATGGCGCGACTGTTCAAGGTGGTGGTTGACGGCGAACGCGATCAGTTCGAGTTCGACTGTGACGACCGCAGCCTGCGACTCGGCGCCCATGCGTTCGGTGACATCGTCTCGCTGACCATCTCCGACGTCACGGCGCTGAAGCGGCGTGAAGCGTCGTTCCGGCTGCTGTTCGATGCCAATCCGGTGCCGATGTGCATCCTCGACAGGAAGACGGCTCAGTTTCTCAACGTCAACGATGCGCTGGTGAGGCACTATGGCTACGGCCGCGCGGATTTCCTGCGCAAGAGCGTCTGGGACCTGTGGCCGCCGGGCGAATGGGAGACGCTCGATGACGCGCTGTTGCGCCTTGCCGACGGCGATCAGTTCAACCGCGACTGGCGCCATCGCAAGGCCGACGGCAGCGAGATCGAGGTGCTGACCTACGGACGCGAGATCGCGTTCGATGGTCGCGACGGCGTGCTGGTGGCCATCGTCGACATCACCGAGCGCCGCCGCGCCGAGGCGCGCATCGCCTATATGGCACATCATGACGGCCTCACGGGCCTGCCGAACCGCGAGTTCTTTCAGCAGCGCCTCACGCAGGAGCTCGATGGCGCCGCGTCGGATGCCAAGCGCATCGCGGTGATGTGCATCGACCTCGACCTGTTCAAGACCGTCAACGATTCGTTCGGCCACCCGATGGGTGACCGCCTGCTGCAGGCTGTCGCGGGCCGGCTCAGGCAGCAGATGCATGGCGGCCATCTTGCGGCGCGGCTGGGCGGCGACGAGTTCGCCGTGATCCTCGGCCACACCGGCGCGAAGGACGCGAGCGAGTGCGCCGGCCGTCTGATCGCGGCGCTCAGCGCCCCCTATGATATCGACGGCAACGAGCTGGTGATCGGCGCCTCGATCGGCATTGCGCTCTCTCCGGGCGACGGCGCGAGCTGCGAGGAGCTGATGAAGAACGCCGACATGGCGCTCTACCGCGCCAAGCGGGACCGCGGCCGCGTGCATCGCTTCTTCGAGAAGGAGATGGATCTCCAGGCGCAGAAGCGTCGCGATATGGAGCATGACCTGCGTCGTGCCTTCGCGCAGTCTGAGTTCGAGTTGCACTACCAGCCGCTGGTCGACGTCGCCACCAATGCCATCGCCGGCTTCGAATGCCTGCTTCGCTGGCGTCATCCGGACAAGGGTATGATCTCGCCGGCCGACTTCATCCCCGTCGCCGAGGATATCGGGCTGATCGTGCCGCTCGGGGAATGGGTTCTGCGCGAAGCCTGTCATGAAGCTGCGAAATGGCCCGACGGCATCAAGCTCGCCGTGAACCTCTCGGCGGCGCAGTTTCGCAGCCGCAACCTGGTGCAGGTGGTGGTCCAGGCGCTGGCGCAGTCGGCGCTGGCGCCGGAGCGGCTCGAGCTGGAGATCACCGAGTCGATCCTGCTGGCCGAGACCGAGGCCAATCTCGCGACCTTGCATCAGCTGCGGCGGCTTGGCATCCGCATCTCGATGGACGATTTCGGCACCGGCTATTCCAGCCTGAGCTATCTGCGCAGCTTCCCGTTCGACAAGATCAAGATCGACCGCTCTTTCGTGAAGGATGTGACGCAGCGCTCTGACTGCGTCGCCATCGTCCGCGCGATTTCGGGGCTCGGGAGGAGTCTCAACATCACGACCACGGCCGAAGGTGTCGAGACCGCCGAACAGCTCGACTGGCTGCGCGCTGAAGGCTGCAACCAGGTCCAGGGCTTCCTGTTCAGCGCGGCGCGGCCGCCCTCCGAGATCGCCGATCTGCTGGCGCGGTTCGGCACGCGACCGTCGAAGGCGGCGTGA
- a CDS encoding nitroreductase family protein: MPDALELLKTRRSVKPREMSGPGPSPAELDTILTIGARVPDHGKLAPWRFIVFEGEARLRAGEVIAAVFAGKNPQASAADIEVEKRRFAEAPLVIGLVSFTKPHPKVPAYEQELSAGASAMNILTAATALGYGACWLSGWFMFDRDVLDGLGLKPEEKLAGLIHIGKPTRPSEDRPRPALADIVTRF; this comes from the coding sequence GTGCCCGACGCCCTTGAACTCCTGAAGACCCGCCGTTCCGTGAAGCCGCGCGAGATGAGCGGCCCCGGCCCCTCCCCCGCCGAGCTCGACACCATCCTGACCATCGGCGCCCGCGTGCCCGACCACGGCAAGCTCGCGCCCTGGCGCTTCATCGTGTTCGAGGGCGAGGCCCGCCTGCGCGCCGGCGAGGTCATCGCCGCCGTGTTCGCTGGGAAGAACCCACAGGCGAGCGCGGCTGATATCGAGGTCGAGAAGAGGCGCTTCGCCGAGGCACCGCTCGTGATTGGGCTTGTCAGCTTCACCAAGCCGCACCCCAAGGTGCCGGCCTATGAGCAGGAGCTGTCGGCCGGGGCGAGCGCGATGAACATCCTCACCGCCGCCACTGCATTGGGTTACGGCGCCTGCTGGCTGTCCGGCTGGTTCATGTTCGATCGCGACGTGCTCGACGGGCTCGGGCTGAAGCCGGAGGAGAAGCTCGCCGGCCTCATTCACATCGGCAAGCCGACCAGGCCGAGCGAGGACCGCCCGCGCCCGGCGCTGGCGGATATCGTGACGAGGTTCTGA